The sequence TACCCGGGAACCTCTGCGCGAAGATTCCGGACGGTGTCGGCGACGAGGCGGCGGCCTTCACGGTGATCGGCGCGATTGCGTTGCAGGGGATCCGCCTGGCCCAACCGGCATTGGGGGAGACCTGTGTGGTGACGGGATTGGGGCTGATCGGGCTGGTGGCGGTGCAGCTTCTGATCGCCCACGGGTGCCGGGTGCTGGGCGTCGATCGTGACCCGGCGAGGCTGGAGCTGGCCCGGCGGTGTGGCGCGGAGACGGTCGACCTGTCACGGGGAGAGGACCCTCTTGCTGCAGCGCAGGCGCTGTCGCGCGGACGCGGGGTGGATGCGGTGGTCGTGGCCGCCTCGACCACGAGCAGTGAGCCGATGCATCAAGCGGCGCTGATGTGCCGCAAGCGCGGGCGGATCGTGCTGGTGGGGGTGACGGGGCTTGAACTGTCGCGGGCCGATTTCTATGAGAAGGAGCTGACGTTTCAGGTCTCCTGCTCCTACGGTCCCGGCCGCTACGACCCGGCGTACGAGGAAAAAGGGCAGGATTATCCGGTCGGATTCGTCCGCTGGACCGCGCAACGCAACTTTGAAGCGGTGCTGGACATGATGGCGGCGGGACGGCTGGATGTGACGCCGTTAATCTCGCACCGGTTTACCGTCGAGCAGGCCGAGCAGGCGTATGTGCTGGTAGGCGGCGCAGGACCCTCGCTGGGCATTCTGTTGGAGTATCCGGGTCAGGAGGAGACACCAGCCAATGAACTGCGCCGTTCATCGCTGGTTCTGGCCCCGCCCGCTGCTGTCGGAGGGCAGGCGACCGTGGCCTTTATCGGGGCCGGCAACTACGCCTCCG comes from Candidatus Methylomirabilis lanthanidiphila and encodes:
- a CDS encoding alcohol dehydrogenase; the encoded protein is MKQILQNLRTGVTELAEVPCPRAGSGQLLIRTTRSLISAGTERMLVEFGKANLIEKARRQPDKVRMVLDKVRTDGLLQTIEAVRRKLDQPLPLGYCNVGVVLEVGEGLTQFQVGDRVASNGKHAEVVCVPGNLCAKIPDGVGDEAAAFTVIGAIALQGIRLAQPALGETCVVTGLGLIGLVAVQLLIAHGCRVLGVDRDPARLELARRCGAETVDLSRGEDPLAAAQALSRGRGVDAVVVAASTTSSEPMHQAALMCRKRGRIVLVGVTGLELSRADFYEKELTFQVSCSYGPGRYDPAYEEKGQDYPVGFVRWTAQRNFEAVLDMMAAGRLDVTPLISHRFTVEQAEQAYVLVGGAGPSLGILLEYPGQEETPANELRRSSLVLAPPAAVGGQATVAFIGAGNYASGVLIPAFKATGARLKSVVSSGGVSGLHAGRKFGIETATTDADSVFADPQVNVVVIATRHDSHARLICRALQAGKHVFVEKPLALTMDELAEIERVYWEVRDTPPAPPRNPSAPPFNKGGERKGGQAPGPPL